A genomic window from Triticum urartu cultivar G1812 chromosome 7, Tu2.1, whole genome shotgun sequence includes:
- the LOC125520774 gene encoding uncharacterized protein LOC125520774, translated as MEQALRDQAPARAAGRRPTRFTALELAAAEQLLHLSESSCSSGAAFTPLGSGIAASAACSSSSPRSVNAAPAATARDPVVGIGADREEEDDEQELGGRPRVSRRYRSVAELYDATDPAGARRRKGKAVAGGTTAERRK; from the coding sequence ATGGAACAGGCCCTCCGCGACCAGGCGCCGGCCAGGGCGGCGGGGCGCAGGCCGACGCGGTTCACGGCTCTGGAGCTCGCGGCGGCCGAGCAGCTCCTTCACCTCAGCGAGAGCAGCTGCTCCTCGGGCGCCGCCTTCACGCCGCTAGGATCGGGGATCGCCGCGTCGGCGgcctgctcctcctcctcgccacgCTCCGTCAACGCTGCGCCCGCCGCAACCGCGCGCGACCCCGTCGTGGGCATCGGCGCGGAtcgcgaggaggaggacgacgagcAGGAGCTGGGCGGGAGGCCGCGGGTGAGCAGGAGGTACCGCTCGGTAGCGGAGTTGTACGACGCTACGGATCCTGCTGGAGCGCGGCGGAGGAAGGGCAAGGCCGTCGCCGGCGGCACAACGGCGGAGAGGAGGAAGTAG